The Terriglobales bacterium genomic sequence GTCGCGTAACCCGTTCTATTCTCAGACGTCTAACGGGCAGGTAGGAAGCCCTCGACGGGGGAAACCGGGAACTTTCCCTCCCCGGGCGGGTTCTATGCCGGTGAGGTCCCAAAGAAGGGACCCGCGGCCTGGAAGTAAGTTGTGAGGGCGCTCGCATCCTGCTAATTTGGGGACGAAGCCATGAAGCCGATGGCGGGAGCAGGGCAGTTGGGCGAACTGGTCAGCGCGTTAGCGGTTCGGTCGGAAGAAGCTTCGGTGGTCGCGGAGCTGAAGTCCGGCTCGGAAGAGGCGTACGCCTGGCTGATCGCTCACTACCATCAGCCGATCTACAGCGTGGTGCACCGCATCCTGTCGGATCCGGCGGATGCGGCGGACACGACGCAAGAGGTGTTCCTCAAGGTCTTCCGCGGGATCAAGCGGTTCGACGGGCGGGCGAGCCTGAAGACGTGGATGTACCGGATCGCGATCCACGAGGCGTCGAACCAGCGGCGCTGGTGGTTCCGGCACAAGAGCCGCGAGACCTCGATGGACGCGGAGGAGTACGCGGACGCGAACGGGCGGACGCGGCAGACGCGCTCGCTGGAAGAGGCGCTGGCCGACCACGAGCACACGCCGTTCGAGAACCTGGCGCACGAGGAAGTGCGCGCGCGGGTCGAGATGGAACTGCGGCAGGTGCCGGAGCCGTACCGCACGGTGGTGGTGCTGCGGGACATCGAGCAGCTCTCGTACGAGGAGATCGCCGAGGTGCTGGAGACGAGCCTGGGCACGGTGAAGTCGCGGCTGATGCGCGGGCGCGCGGCCTTGAAGAAGCGCCTGGCGCGCTACGTGCGCGAGGCGGGAGAGAGTTTGGGCCTGGAGTCACCGCAAGAGCGGCCCTTGAAGAAGTCGAACCGGCTTGCGGATGAAGTCGAGGTAACAAAATGACCTGCAACGATATCCAATCGCGGCTGTCTTCGTACGTCGACACTGCCCTGCCGGGCAGCGAGCAGCGCGCGGTGCGCGAGCACCTGGAAGCTTGCGCGGTCTGCCGGTCGGAGCACCAGGGACTGGAGCTGACGCGGCAGCTGGTGGCGGCGGTCGGGCGGCGGAAGGCGCCGGCGGACCTGGCGCTGCGCATCGAGCTGGCGCTTTCGCGCGAGCGCGCGGAGCGGCAGCGGCGGACGCTGGAAGCGTTCGCGCTGCGGCTGGAGGACTCGCTGCGCGGGCTGATGTTCCCCGCCGCGGCGGGCGTGTTGAGCGCCGTCATCTTCTTCGGCCTGCTGATCGGGTTCTGGGCGCTGCCGGTGGTGGTGAACGACCCGCCGCTGCCCAGCTTGAGCTACACGCCGCCGCAACTCACCGCCATGCCGCCGGAGTCGCTGGGAGGCGACGGCAACGCCATCGAGGTGGAAGCGCTGGTGGACGCCAACGGCCGGGTGGAGGATTACCGCATCCTGACCGAGGGCGTGGACGCGAAGGCGCTGCAGCCGCAGCTCGACAGCATCATGATCTTCACGGTGTTCGAGCCGGCGAGAGCTTTCGGGCGGCCGACGCAGGGGCGCGCGGTCATCTCGTTCGCCAGCATCAACGTGAAGGGATAGACCGCAGACTTCCGGGGCCGGCCTTTGGGCCGGCCTTTGTTGTTGGCGGCGACTCTCTAGTAAACTGAGCAGGTCGCTCCCACCTTGAGACATGTTTTCGGAGGCACTTCTGGGCTCTCTTCCCCGCTTTGTCGCCCTGGCGGCGTTGGCGCTGGGGCTTTCGACCGGCGCGGCGGCGCAGCAGCAAGCCATGATCCGGCTGGATTCCAGCGAGCCGGTGTTCGCGACGCTGGCGGCGCTGAACGCGTGCGGCTATGACGCCGAGCTCTCGCAGAGCGACCCGCTGCGCGCGCGCGTGCGGGGCGAGATCGCGCAGAACGTGTCGCACTCGGCGGAGGCGCAGGCGGCGCAGCAGCGCGTCTGCGCGTTCTACGCGGACCACGCGGCGAACGACCCGAGCCGCAACCTCGCGCAGTACATGTCGCTGGCGCTGTACCTGACCGAGCCGCCCAGGTTCGAGCTGACGACGCGCGCGGCCGACCTGCCGCCGGACGCGGCCTACGTGCTCGGCTTCCTGCCCCTGCTGCAGAAGTTCTACGACGCGGCGGGCGTGCACGCGGTGTGGCAGCGCCACCAGAAGGACTACGACGCGCTCATCGAGCGCTACGGCGAAGCGGTCGGCAAGATGCGCTTCGACACCGACATCTACCTGAAGCTGGCATCCGCGAATTACGTGGACCGGGCATTCACGGTGTACCTGGAGCCGCTGGAAGCGCCGGGGCAGGTGAACTCGCGCAACTACGGCGCGGATTATTTTTTGATCATCTCACCGGATGCGAAGGGCGAGATCCCGATGGCGCAGGTGCGGCACACGTACCTGCACTACGTGCTCGACCCGCTGGCGCTGGGCCGGACGAACGCGATGCGGCGGCTGGAGCCGCTGCTCGACGCGGTGCAGACGGCGCCGCTCGATGAGAGCTTCAAGTACGACGTGTCGCTGCTGGTCACCGAATCGCTGATCCAGGCGATCGAGGCGCGCACGCTGCCGGGCGGCAAGGCGGCCGAAGCCAGGCGCCTGCAGCACATGCAGAACGCCATGCGGCAGGGCTACATCCTCACGCACTACTTCTACGAGGCGCTGGAGAATTTCGAGAAGGGCGCGCAGGGGCTGAACGCGGCCTACGGCGACATGCTGCACTACATCCTGGTGGACACCGAGAAGAAGCGCGCGCGGGAGATCACGTTCAGCAAGGAAGCGGCGCCCGAGGTGCTGGGCGCGAAGCGCGTGAACCCGTACGAGAAG encodes the following:
- a CDS encoding sigma-70 family RNA polymerase sigma factor, whose translation is MKPMAGAGQLGELVSALAVRSEEASVVAELKSGSEEAYAWLIAHYHQPIYSVVHRILSDPADAADTTQEVFLKVFRGIKRFDGRASLKTWMYRIAIHEASNQRRWWFRHKSRETSMDAEEYADANGRTRQTRSLEEALADHEHTPFENLAHEEVRARVEMELRQVPEPYRTVVVLRDIEQLSYEEIAEVLETSLGTVKSRLMRGRAALKKRLARYVREAGESLGLESPQERPLKKSNRLADEVEVTK
- a CDS encoding zf-HC2 domain-containing protein: MTCNDIQSRLSSYVDTALPGSEQRAVREHLEACAVCRSEHQGLELTRQLVAAVGRRKAPADLALRIELALSRERAERQRRTLEAFALRLEDSLRGLMFPAAAGVLSAVIFFGLLIGFWALPVVVNDPPLPSLSYTPPQLTAMPPESLGGDGNAIEVEALVDANGRVEDYRILTEGVDAKALQPQLDSIMIFTVFEPARAFGRPTQGRAVISFASINVKG